Proteins from a single region of Gossypium arboreum isolate Shixiya-1 chromosome 1, ASM2569848v2, whole genome shotgun sequence:
- the LOC108483174 gene encoding uncharacterized protein LOC108483174: MAKRELSSTLRGLKFMQRAAQREDKVKKEEVKPEESSAITRKCVVIMEGDPHPGAVVGRMSFLSFNPSIDKLNEEASNACRPNASGGRTLSSENGSASEAANCSKVGTESTDSGDLKRKQSEMDSEPHKSPKRVHGVQSSPSTSKGSKKQSKRVKLD, from the exons ATGGCGAAACGAGAGCTCTCGAGTACTTTGAGGGGCTTGAAG TTCATGCAAAGGGCTGCTCAGAGAGAGGATAAAGTTAAGAAAGAAGAGGTTAAACCTGAAGAGAGTAGTGCTATTACTAGAAAATG TGTGGTCATTATGGAAGGGGATCCCCATCCAGGAGCAGTTGTTGGACGGATGTCATTTCTTAGTTTCAATCCTTCTATTGAT AAACTAAATGAAGAAGCATCAAATGCATGTCGGCCAAATGCCTCTGGTGGAAGAACTTTATCTAG TGAAAATGGATCTGCATCCGAAGCGGCTAACTGCTCGAAGGTCGGCACAGAATCCACAGATAGTGGAGACCTTAAGAGAAAACAATCTGAAATGGATTCTGAACCACATAAATCGCCAAAAAGAGTTCATGGAGTTCAATCATCACCAAGCACTAGTAAAGGCTCCAAGAAGCAGTCAAAGCGTGTGAAGCTGGATTGA
- the LOC108481796 gene encoding uncharacterized protein LOC108481796, producing MDRGNERFEQCYRCYSVSFINKAHLEKGDKVIMPPSALDRLASLHVDFPLLFELTNAPVGRVSHCGVLEFIADEGLMYLPHWMMENLLLEEGDIVLVKSTSLAKATYVKLQLHTMDFLDISNPKAILEITLRSYSCLTVGDTIMVPYNDKKYYIDIVEAKPSPAVSVIETDCEVDFAPPLGYKEFEKPAPSLHSNKRPLEVEEELPRKIKFVPFSGSARRLDGELAAMPVSPLLKQNSNVGNETVASGSYTSRQQAGKLVFGSNGNRPQNKTTKVAMKNSSQEPRREKQPVQAFTGKKYKLMG from the exons ATG GACCGTGGCAATGAAAGATTTGAACAATGTTATCGATGTTACTCTGTCTCTTTCATTAATAAG GCACATCTAGAGAAAGGAGATAAAG TTATTATGCCTCCCTCAGCTCTTGATCGCCTTG CATCTTTGCATGTTGATTTCCCATTGCTATTcgagttgacaaatgctcctgtgGGGCGAGTTTCTCATTGCGGGGTTCTAGAATTTATTGCAGATGAGGGCCTGATGTACTTACCACACTGG ATGATGGAGAACTTGCTCCTTGAAGAGGGAGATATTGTACTGGTGAAGAGTACTAGCTTAGCAAAGGCAACCTATGTGAAGCTGCAACTACACACTATGGACTTTTTGGACATCTCCAACCCCAAAGCAAT CTTGGAAATTACGCTGAGGAGTTACTCTTGCTTAACCGTCGGTGACACTATCATGGTCCCCTATAATGATAAGAAGTATTATATTGATATAGTTGAAGCAAAACCTTCCCCTGCAGTCAGTGTAATTGAAACTGATTGTGAAGTGGACTTTGCACCTCCTCTTGGTTATAAAGAATTTGAAAAGCCAGCTCCCTCTCTACACTCAAACAAGAGGCCACTTGAAG TTGAAGAGGAGCTGCCAAGAAAAATCAAGTTCGTCCCTTTCAGCGGTTCAGCAAGGCGCTTGGATGGCGAACTGGCTGCAATGCCTGTCTCTCCTTTgcttaaacaaaattcaaatgttGGTAATGAAACTGTTGCTTCCGGAAGCTATACTTCACGTCAACAGGCTGGAAAGCTTGTGTTCGGTTCGAATGGAAATCGGCCCcaaaataaaacaacaaaa GTTGCCATGAAGAATAGCAGTCAAGAACCAAGGAGAGAGAAACAACCAGTTCAAGCCTTCACTGGGAAAAAGTATAAACTGATGGGATGA